A genomic segment from Streptomyces sp. NBC_00654 encodes:
- a CDS encoding CBS domain-containing protein codes for MAAGVPRVFVSHLSGVPVFDPNGDQVGKVRDLVAMLRVGGRPPRLLGLVVEVLSRRRIFLPMTRVTGIESGQVITTGVVNMRRFEQRPTERLILGEFLDRRVRLVETGEEVTVLDVAIQQLPARRDWEIDKYFVRKGRGGALRRKGETLTVEWSAVSGFSLDEHGQGAESLVATFERLRPTDVANALHHLSPKRRAEVAAALDDDRLADVLEELPEDDQVEIIGKLQEERAADVLEAMDPDDAADLLSELPEDDKERLLALMRPDDAADVRRLMSYEERTAGGLMTTEPIVLRPDATVADALARVRQSDLSPALAAQVYVCRSPDETPTGKYLGTVHFQRLLRDPPFTLVSSIVDSDLVPLSPDTPLPTVTSYLAAYNLVSVPVVDESGSLLGAVTVDDVLDHLLPEDWRETDFHGEEGISHGG; via the coding sequence ATGGCGGCAGGCGTCCCCAGGGTCTTCGTCTCGCATCTCTCCGGTGTGCCGGTCTTCGACCCCAACGGCGACCAGGTCGGCAAGGTCCGCGATCTGGTGGCGATGCTGCGGGTCGGCGGACGCCCCCCGAGGCTGCTGGGCCTGGTCGTCGAGGTGCTCAGCCGGCGGCGGATCTTCCTGCCGATGACCCGGGTGACGGGGATCGAGTCGGGCCAGGTCATCACCACGGGCGTGGTCAACATGCGGCGCTTCGAGCAACGGCCCACCGAACGTCTGATCCTCGGTGAGTTCCTGGACCGGCGGGTCCGGCTGGTGGAGACCGGCGAGGAGGTCACCGTCCTCGATGTGGCGATCCAGCAGCTGCCGGCCCGCCGCGACTGGGAGATCGACAAGTACTTCGTCCGCAAGGGGCGCGGCGGGGCGCTGCGCCGCAAGGGCGAGACGCTGACGGTGGAGTGGTCGGCGGTCAGCGGTTTCTCGCTGGACGAGCACGGTCAGGGTGCCGAGAGCCTGGTCGCCACGTTCGAGCGGCTGCGGCCCACCGATGTGGCCAACGCCCTGCACCACCTCTCGCCCAAACGCCGCGCCGAGGTCGCCGCCGCGCTGGACGACGACCGGCTCGCCGACGTCCTGGAGGAGCTGCCCGAGGACGACCAGGTGGAGATCATCGGCAAGCTCCAGGAGGAGCGGGCCGCCGACGTCCTGGAGGCGATGGACCCGGACGACGCGGCCGACCTGCTCTCCGAGCTGCCCGAGGACGACAAGGAACGGCTGCTCGCGCTGATGCGGCCGGACGACGCGGCCGATGTGCGCCGTCTGATGTCGTACGAGGAGCGCACCGCGGGCGGGCTGATGACGACCGAGCCGATCGTGCTGCGCCCGGACGCGACAGTGGCCGACGCGCTCGCCCGGGTCAGGCAGTCGGACCTGTCGCCGGCGCTGGCCGCGCAGGTGTACGTCTGCCGGTCGCCGGACGAGACCCCGACCGGCAAGTACCTGGGCACGGTGCACTTCCAGCGGCTGCTGCGCGATCCGCCGTTCACCCTGGTCAGCTCGATCGTCGACAGCGACCTCGTACCGCTGTCCCCGGACACCCCGCTGCCGACCGTGACCAGCTATCTGGCGGCGTACAACCTGGTCTCGGTGCCCGTCGTGGACGAGAGCGGTTCGCTGCTCGGCGCGGTGACCGTCGACGACGTACTGGACCACCTGCTGCCCGAGGACTGGCGCGAGACGGACTTCCACGGCGAGGAGGGGATCAGCCATGGCGGGTGA
- a CDS encoding magnesium and cobalt transport protein CorA produces the protein MSMIRDLRAAVRPSLRPSLRKNSAPYSGGYDTTRDPSASSAVVDCAVYRDGRRIEASACPTPHEAMLRVRESGGFAWIGLHEPTEEEFAVIAREFGLHPLAVEDAVHAHQRPKLERYDDTLFTVFKTIHYVEHAELTATSEVVETGEVMCFTGRDFVITVRHGGHGSLRALRRRLQDDPELLAKGPSAVLHSIADHVVDGYIAVAEAVQDDIDEVEIDVFSTPAKGSRRGSDAGRIYQLKREVMEFRRAVSPLLRPMQLLSERPMRLIDPDIQKYFRDVADHLARVHEEVIGFDELLNSILQANLAQATVTQNEDMRKITSWAAIIAVPTMICGVYGMNFDHMPELQWKYGYAMVMGVIGVVCFSIHRILKRNGWL, from the coding sequence ATGTCGATGATCCGCGACCTGCGCGCCGCCGTGCGCCCGTCCCTGCGCCCGTCCCTCCGTAAGAACAGCGCTCCGTACAGCGGTGGTTACGACACCACCCGCGACCCCTCCGCCTCCAGCGCGGTCGTCGACTGCGCGGTCTACCGCGACGGACGGCGCATCGAGGCGTCCGCCTGCCCGACCCCGCACGAGGCGATGCTCCGGGTGCGGGAGAGCGGCGGCTTCGCGTGGATCGGCCTGCACGAGCCGACGGAGGAGGAATTCGCCGTCATCGCGCGGGAGTTCGGCCTCCACCCGCTCGCCGTGGAGGACGCCGTCCACGCCCACCAGCGCCCCAAGCTGGAGCGATACGACGACACCCTGTTCACCGTCTTCAAGACCATCCACTACGTCGAGCACGCCGAGCTGACCGCGACCAGCGAGGTCGTCGAGACCGGCGAGGTGATGTGCTTCACCGGCCGGGACTTCGTCATCACCGTCCGGCACGGCGGGCACGGCTCGCTGCGCGCCCTGCGCCGCCGCCTCCAGGACGACCCGGAGCTGCTCGCCAAGGGCCCCTCCGCCGTACTGCACTCGATCGCCGACCATGTCGTCGACGGCTACATCGCCGTGGCCGAAGCCGTGCAGGACGACATAGACGAGGTGGAGATCGATGTCTTCTCCACCCCCGCGAAGGGCAGCCGGCGCGGCTCCGACGCGGGCCGGATCTACCAGCTCAAGCGCGAGGTGATGGAGTTCAGGCGGGCCGTCTCGCCGCTGCTGCGCCCGATGCAGCTGCTGAGCGAGCGGCCGATGCGGCTGATCGACCCCGACATCCAGAAGTACTTCCGTGATGTGGCCGACCACCTCGCCCGGGTCCATGAGGAGGTCATCGGCTTCGACGAGCTGCTGAACTCGATCCTCCAGGCCAATCTGGCGCAGGCGACCGTCACCCAGAACGAGGACATGCGCAAGATCACGTCCTGGGCGGCCATCATCGCGGTACCGACGATGATCTGCGGCGTCTACGGCATGAACTTCGATCACATGCCCGAGCTGCAGTGGAAGTACGGCTACGCCATGGTGATGGGTGTCATCGGGGTGGTCTGCTTCTCCATCCACCGCATCCTCAAGCGCAACGGCTGGCTCTGA
- a CDS encoding suppressor of fused domain protein — translation MGEILALVEARLRTALGEPDARAGVTFLGTERIEVLRFIDGDVVRYATLGMSAQPMADPTSPLADPVKGPRAELVLSVRAGLADTDQVLRPLAVLAASPQVEGLIVAPGASLDLGQPLWTAAPFSSVLVAEPGGLVEDLELDEPYEPVRFLPLLPMTHNEAAWKRVRGAQELQERWLSHGTDLRDPLRTSVALD, via the coding sequence ATGGGAGAAATTCTTGCGCTGGTCGAGGCGCGGCTGCGGACGGCCCTGGGCGAGCCCGACGCACGCGCCGGTGTGACGTTCCTCGGTACCGAACGCATCGAGGTGCTCCGCTTCATCGACGGTGACGTGGTGCGCTACGCCACGCTCGGCATGTCCGCCCAGCCGATGGCCGATCCCACCTCGCCGCTCGCCGATCCGGTGAAGGGGCCCCGGGCCGAACTCGTCCTGTCGGTACGGGCGGGGCTCGCCGACACCGACCAGGTGCTGCGTCCGCTCGCCGTGCTGGCCGCCTCCCCGCAGGTGGAGGGCCTGATCGTGGCCCCGGGTGCCTCGCTGGACCTCGGGCAGCCGCTGTGGACGGCGGCGCCGTTCAGCTCGGTGCTGGTCGCCGAGCCGGGCGGACTGGTCGAGGATCTGGAGCTGGACGAGCCGTACGAGCCGGTGCGCTTCCTGCCGTTGCTGCCGATGACGCACAACGAGGCCGCCTGGAAGCGGGTCCGGGGGGCGCAGGAGCTCCAGGAGCGCTGGCTGTCGCACGGGACGGACCTGCGTGATCCGCTGCGTACGTCCGTGGCGCTGGACTGA
- a CDS encoding MFS transporter, protein MQGEDPFDEEASSILRQPKAVWATAGASVVAFMGIGLVDPILPSIAEGLEATPSQVSLLFTSYFLITAVAMLVTGFVSSRIGGRRTLLTGLALVVVFATLSGTSSSVAELVGFRAGWGLGNALFVSTALAVIVGAAAGGSAAAILLYESALGLGMACGPLLGALLGDASWRYPFFGTAALMAIGFLCIAAFLREQPGPARKTSLLDPLKALGHGGLASVAASAFFYNYAFFTILAFTPFVLNMTPYKSGAVFFAWGLLLAVFSVLVAPRLQKRFGSLKVVGASLVLLAADLLVLGYGSHTTAIVCTIVSGAFIGMNNTVYTELALGVSDAPRPVASAGYNFVRWFAAAAAPFLAPRIEEWSDIHIPFVVAALAALAGAAVVLFRRAALTHEAEEPATKHATENGVTVFAD, encoded by the coding sequence ATGCAGGGAGAGGATCCGTTCGACGAGGAAGCGTCAAGCATCCTGCGCCAGCCCAAGGCCGTATGGGCGACCGCGGGCGCGTCCGTCGTCGCGTTCATGGGAATCGGCCTGGTGGACCCGATTCTGCCGTCCATCGCCGAGGGACTCGAAGCGACGCCCAGTCAGGTGTCGCTGCTGTTCACCTCGTACTTCCTGATCACCGCGGTCGCGATGCTCGTCACCGGCTTCGTCTCCAGCCGGATCGGCGGCCGCAGGACGCTGCTGACCGGTCTCGCCCTGGTCGTCGTCTTCGCCACGCTCTCCGGGACCTCGTCCTCCGTCGCCGAGCTGGTCGGCTTCCGGGCGGGCTGGGGCCTGGGCAACGCGCTCTTCGTCTCCACCGCGCTCGCGGTGATCGTCGGCGCGGCGGCCGGCGGCAGCGCCGCCGCGATCCTGCTGTACGAGTCGGCGCTCGGCCTCGGCATGGCGTGCGGGCCGCTGCTCGGCGCGCTGCTCGGGGACGCCAGCTGGCGCTACCCCTTCTTCGGCACCGCGGCCCTGATGGCGATCGGCTTCCTGTGCATCGCCGCGTTCCTCCGCGAACAGCCCGGGCCCGCGCGGAAGACCTCCCTGCTGGACCCTCTCAAGGCGCTCGGCCACGGCGGCCTCGCCTCGGTCGCGGCCTCGGCGTTCTTCTACAACTACGCGTTCTTCACGATCCTGGCCTTCACCCCGTTCGTGCTGAACATGACCCCGTACAAGTCGGGGGCGGTGTTCTTCGCCTGGGGTCTGCTGCTCGCGGTCTTCTCGGTGCTCGTCGCCCCGCGGCTGCAGAAGCGCTTCGGCTCGCTGAAGGTGGTCGGCGCCTCGCTGGTACTGCTCGCCGCCGACCTGCTGGTCCTCGGATACGGCAGCCACACCACGGCCATCGTCTGCACGATCGTCTCCGGTGCCTTCATCGGCATGAACAACACCGTCTACACCGAGCTGGCCCTCGGAGTCTCCGACGCGCCGCGTCCGGTGGCGAGCGCCGGGTACAACTTCGTCCGCTGGTTCGCCGCGGCCGCGGCCCCCTTCCTCGCCCCGAGGATCGAGGAGTGGAGCGACATCCACATCCCGTTCGTCGTCGCCGCGCTCGCCGCGCTGGCCGGAGCGGCCGTCGTACTGTTCCGGCGCGCGGCGCTGACCCACGAGGCCGAGGAGCCGGCGACGAAGCACGCCACCGAGAACGGCGTCACGGTCTTCGCCGACTGA
- a CDS encoding DUF6758 family protein, whose amino-acid sequence MRGEPSCPKCGGRVRAPGLFADSWQCPAHGQIHPLQPVIPPSVEALGVVVNRAQVPVWMPWPLPVGWLFTGVTSAGDDRSGGRATVVACSGPGPLGGMGELLLVAEELGVGLGARYAGIEGPDPGPRLCVDGKPDAKVLAAGRPTPLWHVRGTPEDRAVFAGEARGLWLWAIVWPEQAGLLLHDELVLTDLRDAGGESDLVPCGALTPRLLNAPDGPPRQGTAGI is encoded by the coding sequence ATGAGGGGCGAACCCAGTTGCCCGAAGTGCGGTGGCCGGGTCAGGGCGCCCGGTCTCTTCGCCGACTCCTGGCAGTGCCCCGCGCATGGTCAGATCCATCCGCTGCAGCCGGTGATCCCGCCCAGCGTCGAGGCGCTCGGGGTGGTCGTGAACCGCGCGCAGGTGCCGGTCTGGATGCCCTGGCCGCTCCCGGTGGGGTGGCTGTTCACGGGTGTGACGTCCGCGGGGGACGACCGCAGCGGAGGCCGCGCGACCGTGGTCGCCTGCTCCGGCCCGGGGCCGCTCGGCGGCATGGGGGAGCTGCTGCTCGTCGCCGAGGAACTGGGCGTCGGGCTCGGTGCGCGCTATGCGGGGATCGAGGGACCCGACCCCGGGCCGCGACTGTGCGTCGACGGAAAACCCGACGCCAAGGTCCTGGCCGCCGGACGCCCCACCCCCCTCTGGCACGTCAGGGGCACCCCGGAGGACCGGGCGGTCTTCGCCGGTGAGGCGCGCGGGCTGTGGCTCTGGGCGATTGTCTGGCCCGAGCAGGCGGGGCTGCTGCTCCACGACGAGCTGGTGCTGACCGATCTGCGTGACGCCGGAGGGGAGTCGGACCTCGTCCCGTGCGGGGCGCTCACTCCCCGGCTGCTCAACGCCCCCGACGGTCCGCCCCGGCAGGGGACCGCCGGGATATAG
- a CDS encoding PHP domain-containing protein, protein MRIDLHTHSAASDGTDTPAELVAAAAATGLDVIALTDHDTVAGHREAIGALPEGLTLVTGAELSCKLDGVGLHMLAYLFDPEEPELARERELVRDDRVPRAQEMVRKLQALGVPVTWEQVARIAGDGSVGRPHVATALVELGVVGTVSDAFTPDWLADGGRAYAEKHELDPFDAIRLVRVAGGVTVFAHPAAVKRGAVVPESAIARLAAAGLDGIEVDHMDHDEPTRARLRGLARELGLLTTGSSDYHGTRKTVRLGEYTTDPEIYGEITRRATGAFPVPGAGGTGHS, encoded by the coding sequence GTGCGCATCGATCTGCACACCCACTCCGCCGCGTCGGACGGCACGGACACTCCCGCCGAACTGGTGGCGGCCGCCGCGGCCACGGGGCTCGACGTCATCGCGCTCACCGACCACGACACCGTCGCCGGACACCGTGAGGCCATCGGCGCGCTACCCGAGGGGCTCACCCTCGTCACCGGCGCGGAGCTCTCCTGCAAGCTCGACGGCGTGGGCCTGCACATGCTGGCGTACCTCTTCGATCCCGAGGAGCCCGAACTGGCCCGCGAACGCGAGCTGGTACGGGACGACCGGGTGCCGCGCGCCCAGGAGATGGTCCGCAAACTCCAGGCGCTCGGTGTCCCGGTGACCTGGGAGCAGGTCGCCCGCATCGCCGGGGACGGCTCCGTCGGCCGGCCGCACGTGGCCACCGCGCTCGTCGAACTCGGCGTCGTCGGGACCGTCTCCGACGCCTTCACGCCCGACTGGCTCGCGGACGGCGGACGGGCGTACGCCGAGAAACACGAACTCGACCCGTTCGACGCGATCCGGCTGGTCCGGGTGGCGGGCGGCGTCACCGTCTTCGCCCACCCGGCCGCCGTGAAGCGCGGCGCCGTGGTGCCCGAGTCCGCCATCGCCCGGCTCGCCGCCGCGGGGCTCGACGGCATAGAGGTCGACCACATGGACCACGACGAGCCCACCAGGGCCCGGCTGCGCGGGCTCGCCCGTGAACTGGGACTGCTGACGACCGGGTCCAGCGACTACCACGGCACCCGCAAGACCGTCCGGCTCGGCGAGTACACGACCGACCCCGAGATCTACGGCGAGATCACCCGGCGCGCCACGGGAGCCTTCCCGGTGCCGGGCGCCGGCGGAACCGGCCACTCGTAG
- a CDS encoding MarC family protein — MFDVAVFGSLFLTLFVIMDPPGITPIFLALTAGRPAKVQRKMALQAVMVAFGVIAVFGLLGQQILDYLHVSVPALMIAGGLLLLLIALDLLTGKTDEPTQTKDVNVALVPLGMPLLAGPGAIVSVILAVQHADGVGGQVSVWSAIVAMHVVLWLTMRYSLLIIRVIKDGGVVLVTRLAGMMLSAIAVQQIINGVTQVIQNA, encoded by the coding sequence GTGTTCGACGTCGCTGTCTTCGGATCCCTTTTTCTCACGCTTTTTGTGATTATGGATCCGCCCGGAATCACTCCGATCTTCCTCGCTCTCACCGCGGGCCGCCCGGCCAAGGTGCAGCGCAAAATGGCGCTCCAGGCGGTCATGGTCGCCTTCGGGGTGATCGCCGTCTTCGGCCTGCTCGGCCAGCAGATCCTGGACTACCTGCATGTCTCCGTGCCCGCGCTGATGATCGCGGGCGGGCTGCTCCTGCTGCTCATCGCGCTGGACCTGCTGACCGGCAAGACCGACGAGCCGACCCAGACCAAGGACGTCAACGTCGCGCTCGTACCGCTGGGCATGCCGCTGCTGGCCGGGCCCGGCGCGATCGTCTCCGTCATCCTGGCGGTGCAGCACGCGGACGGGGTGGGCGGTCAGGTCTCGGTCTGGTCGGCGATCGTCGCCATGCACGTGGTGCTCTGGCTGACCATGCGCTATTCGCTGCTGATCATCCGGGTGATCAAGGACGGCGGTGTGGTGCTGGTGACCCGGCTCGCCGGAATGATGCTCTCGGCCATCGCCGTGCAGCAGATCATCAACGGCGTCACTCAGGTCATCCAGAACGCCTGA